One window of the Oncorhynchus gorbuscha isolate QuinsamMale2020 ecotype Even-year linkage group LG17, OgorEven_v1.0, whole genome shotgun sequence genome contains the following:
- the LOC124001467 gene encoding uncharacterized protein LOC124001467, which yields MNSLVGYGVSSDSDSDGDIGNNNKKTESKVDGETQKKGRNFLLESESASSESDCDFDPEEEGDPVSLLKPKRPPPACMAPPSESRTPLFPAPASSLSHKLPPPPLGASSKSGVFANPFKAQADQKLNVLQKHVPLTLLARPSQIGGKRMCVAYRKDGRCRFGIKCKFAHDSDLQSSIIPNDYDPPAGVDPRSEQADPNAGGFSYMGRQNFHHNQGGDPEEEGQQSRKRRVGLSNTLVPPKRSMKNYAMQRKREQVKLN from the exons ATGAATTCTCTCGTTGGCTATGGCGTGTCCTCTGATTCTGACAGCGATGGGGATATTGGAAACAACAACAAGAA GACTGAGAGCAAGGTGGATGGAGAGACCCAGAAGAAGGGCCGCAATTTCCTCCTAGAGTCCGAGTCAGCCTCCAGTGAGTCAGACTGTGACTTCGACCCAGAGGAAGAGGGGGACCCCGTATCTCTACTAAAACCTAAACGCCCTCCTCCTGCCTGTATGGCACCCCCCTCTGAGTCCCGGACCCCTCTCTTCCCCGCACCCGCTAGTTCCCTCTCCCACAAactcccccctccacccctcgGGGCCTCGTCCAAGAGTGGCGTATTCGCCAACCCCTTCAAGGCGCAAGCCGACCAGAAGCTCAACGTCTTGCAGAAGCATGTCCCTCTCACTCTGCTGGCCCGGCCCTCCCAGATAGGAGGCAAGAGGATGTGCGTGGCGTACAGGAAGGACGGACGCTGCAGGTTCGGGATCAAATGCAAGTTTGCCCATGACAGCGACCTCCAGAGCTCCATCATTCCCAATGACTATGACCCCCCTGCGGGTGTCGATCCCAGATCGGAGCAAGCTGACCCCAACGCGGGGGGCTTTTCATACATGGGTCGCCAGAACTTTCACCACAACCAGGGAGGAGACCCTGAAGAGGAGGGTCAGCAGTCTAGGAAGAGGAGAGTAGGGCTGAGTAACACCCTAGTGCCTCCTAAAAGGTCCATGAAGAATTATGCaatgcagaggaagagagaacaggtCAAATTGAACTGA
- the LOC124001468 gene encoding E3 ubiquitin-protein ligase ZFP91-like — translation MEPQIGDNNKREEPEDDKATVQSPTSSAAVTPRRTSRDRGVGRKKGVSPSPCTNGATPGTPSSGRVLRDRSTRTVPAWLQSEKSDDAEESFPDKAVNRRRKAACPRPRKNASSAAPAESTEEVGNDDSSQAHDSGDPKKPTVQAPPYSQNAQVRAKAPSARGTRGSAKPVCKSEPGTDTPTVVVEAKVVEKKTVGIEKKEENEEDVLLGGEYEPPFQDDPKDLSFQPRSQSGEEVISSEDDIPFRDDLNDQSYNPEAETTRDVPKPRRKPPLRQKEKEPGIKIEGTDVKLENEFGEGDVPRKRGRRRKDDKSPRLPKRRKKPPVQYVRCEMEGCGTVLAHPRYLQHHIKYQHLLKKKFVCPHPSCGRLFRLQKQLLRHAKHHTDQRDYICEFCARAFKSSHNLAVHRMIHTGEKPLQCEICGFTCRQKASLNWHMKKHDADATYQFSCSICNKKFEKKDSVVAHKAKSHPEVLIAEALAANAGALITTPASLLEASGMGSVGNQGELVRLEPAQQMTQVGQQVAPLGQVTQVGEQVTHMGQQVAQMSQVSHQVVVVSQDQGLHAMQMPLTIALSPIDPPSPSDTQQQPHHTLQLQMPLHFVQQQSQQQQAQIQQLALHSSSVVTQQHQPHQLQQMTLQSYQQNQQPQILHMTFQNVDGSQTHLQQIPMLATPQQLQTLQSSSHISNANLPLMAQVQPQPQDIQLQDPTTVGCSESYTLDDSVPSASSPSPNTLQQCETVGEGEVVWEGGGEGDGVEEGDVLTDATEVHMQHVLI, via the exons ATGGAGCCGCAAATCGGCGATAACAATAAAAGGGAAGAGCCCGAAGACGACAAGGCCACGGTCCAATCCCCGACCTCAAGTGCAGCGGTCACCCCACGCAGGACTTCGAGAGACCGCGGAGTCGGCCGGAAGAAGGGGGTTTCTCCTTCGCCGTGTACGAATGGAGCAACACCAGGCACTCCGAGTTCTGGACGAGTGTTACGAGACCGGTCTACACGAACGGTACCAGCTTGGTTGCAGAGCGAGAAGAGTGACGATGCAGAAGAATCGTTCCCCGACAAAGCCGTAAACCGCCGGAGGAAGGCTGCTTGTCCACGACCCAGGAAAAATGCCTCCTCCGCAGCTCCAGCAGAGAGTACAGAAGAGGTCGGGAATGACGACAGTAGTCAAGCTCATGA CTCAGGGGACCCAAAGAAACCCACTGTTCAAG CCCCCCCTTACTCACAGAATGCTCAGGTGCGTGCCAAGGCCCCTTCTGCCCGGGGTACAAGGGGGTCCGCCAAACCTGTGTGCAAGAGTGAGCCTGGCACCGACACCCCAACCG TGGTGGTGGAGGCAAAGGTAGTCGAAAAGAAGACAGTTGGGAT TGAGAAAAAAGAGGAGAATGAGGAAGATGTTCTCTTGGGAGGAGAATATGAGCCTCCTTTCCAAGATGACCCGAAAGACCTCAGCTTCCAGCCACGGTCACAGAG TGGGGAGGAGGTAATCAGCAGTGAAGATGACATTCCCTTCAGAGATGACCTCAACGACCAGAGCTACAACCCAGAGGCTGAGActactag GGATGTCCCCAAACCGCGGCGCAAACCCCctctgagacagaaagagaaggagccAGGAATCAAGATAGAGGGCACAGATGTGAAGCTGGAGAATGAGTTCGGAGAGGGGGATGTGCCCAGAAA GAGAGGCAGGCGAAGGAAAGATGATAAAAGTCCCCGGCTCCCGAAAAGAAG AAAGAAGCCCCCGGTGCAGTACGTGCGTTGTGAGATGGAGGGGTGTGGCACAGTCCTGGCTCACCCTCGCTACCTGCAG CACCATATTAAGTACCAGCACCTGTTGAAGAAGAAGTTTGTATGTCCTCACCCATCCTGTGGAAGACTCTTCAGGCTGCAGAAACAGCTACTTCGCCATGCCAAGCACcacacag aCCAGAGGGACTACATCTGCGAGTTCTGCGCCCGCGCCTTCAAAAGCTCCCACAATCTGGCCGTGCACCGCATGATCCACACCGGAGAGAAACCACTGCA ATGTGAGATCTGCGGCTTCACCTGTCGCCAGAAGGCCTCCCTCAACTGGCACATGAAGAAGCACGACGCTGATGCCACCTACCAGTTCTCCTGCTCCATCTGTAACAAGAAGTTTGAGAAGAAGGACAGTGTGGTGGCCCACAAGGCCAAGAGCCACCCAGAGGTGCTCATCGCCGAGGCCCTGGCGGCCAACGCCGGGGCCCTCATCACTACCCCCGCCTCCCTGCTGGAGGCCTCTGGAATGGGTTCTGTCGGGAACCAGGGGGAGCTGGTACGACTGGAGCCCGCCCAGCAGATGACTCAAGTGGGGCAGCAGGTGGCTCCGCTGGGGCAGGTGACCCAAGTGGGCGAACAAGTGACCCACATGGGGCAACAGGTAGCTCAGATGAGTCAGGTCAGCCACCAGGTGGTAGTAGTGAGTCAGGACCAGGGCCTCCATGCCATGCAGATGCCCCTAACCATCGCCCTGTCTCCCATCGACCCCCCGTCGCCCTCCGACACCCAGCAGCAACCCCACCACACCCTCCAGCTGCAGATGCCCCTTCATTTTGTTCAGCAGCAGtcgcagcagcagcaggcccagATCCAGCAATTGGCCCTTCATTCCAGCTCGGTGGTAACCCAGCAGCATCAGCCCCACCAGCTCCAGCAAATGACCCTGCAGTCTTATCAGCAGAATCAGCAGCCGCAGATTCTCCACATGACCTTCCAGAACGTCGACGGGTCACAGACCCATCTCCAGCAGATCCCAATGTTAGCCACCCCCCAGCAACTCCAAACCCTCCAGAGTAGCTCCCATATTTCTAATGCCAACCTCCCTCTCATGGCCCAGGTCCAACCACAACCTCAGGACATTCAGCTTCAGGACCCGACCACTGTGGGTTGTAGCGAAAGCTACACTCTGGACGATTCTgttccctctgcctcctctccttcccctaacACCCTTCAACAGTGTGAGActgtaggggagggagaggtagtTTGGGAAGGGGgcggagagggagatggagtagaagAGGGGGATGTCTTGACTGATGCCACAGAAGTACACATGCAACATGTACTTATCTAG